Proteins encoded in a region of the Isosphaeraceae bacterium EP7 genome:
- the folP gene encoding dihydropteroate synthase has translation MSRIDLTTTLPRPIPEDRSPWIVGDRIISAPGRAAVMGIVNVTPDSFSDGRPGRSLDASIEHALRLVSEGADLLDIGGESTRPGSAGVSLDEELSRVIPLLDALRGRLNVPISVDTSKAEVARRALDAGAAIINDITGLAGDPEMASLCAARGAGVVVMHMQGTPSTMQVSPHYDDVVAEVRGYLAGRIDYLMGLGLPRERIAVDPGLGFGKTFEQNLDLLRQTSRFASLGCPVLVGTSRKGFLGTLTGRPVSERAAATVASSLAAIARGAQIVRVHDVGPMVDAIKVWAAIEGHVGEGSR, from the coding sequence ATGTCGCGCATCGACCTGACCACGACCCTGCCTCGGCCGATCCCCGAGGACCGAAGCCCCTGGATCGTCGGTGACCGCATCATCTCGGCCCCCGGCCGCGCCGCCGTTATGGGCATCGTCAACGTGACGCCCGACAGCTTCTCCGACGGCAGGCCGGGACGGTCGCTGGATGCCTCGATCGAGCACGCCCTGAGGCTCGTGAGCGAGGGTGCCGACCTCCTCGATATCGGCGGCGAGTCGACCAGGCCGGGGTCGGCGGGGGTCTCGCTCGACGAGGAACTCTCGCGCGTGATCCCGCTGCTGGACGCCTTGCGCGGCAGGCTGAATGTCCCCATCTCGGTCGACACCAGCAAGGCGGAGGTCGCCAGGAGGGCACTTGACGCCGGCGCGGCGATCATCAACGACATCACGGGGCTGGCGGGCGACCCCGAGATGGCCTCGCTTTGCGCCGCTCGCGGGGCCGGCGTGGTGGTGATGCACATGCAGGGGACGCCCTCGACGATGCAAGTCAGTCCCCACTATGATGATGTCGTGGCCGAGGTGCGGGGCTATCTGGCCGGCCGGATCGACTACCTGATGGGGCTGGGCCTGCCGCGCGAGCGGATTGCCGTCGACCCCGGGCTGGGGTTCGGCAAGACGTTCGAACAGAACCTGGACCTCTTGCGGCAAACGTCCAGGTTTGCCAGCCTGGGATGTCCCGTGCTGGTCGGCACGTCGCGGAAAGGGTTCCTGGGAACCCTGACGGGCCGGCCGGTGTCCGAGCGTGCGGCGGCCACCGTCGCCTCGTCGCTGGCGGCCATCGCGCGCGGGGCCCAAATCGTCCGGGTGCATGACGTGGGGCCGATGGTCGACGCCATCAAGGTCTGGGCGGCCATCGAAGGCCACGTTGGGGAAGGTTCCAGATGA